The Syngnathoides biaculeatus isolate LvHL_M chromosome 16, ASM1980259v1, whole genome shotgun sequence DNA segment CTTGCGACTCGTGCATGGACGAGCCGGGCAGGGCCGTCAAATCCTGCCTGACCTGCTTGGTGTCCTTCTGCGAGGATCACCTCAGACCTCACCTGGAGAACGCCAAGTTCCAGAGCCACCGACTGGTGGAACCTTTACGTCACGTGGACGCGCGCACGTGTGACGTCCACCGTCTTCCGCTTGAGCGCTTTTGTCTGACGGACGGCCGCTGCCTGTGCTCGGACTGCTGCGGTCAGGACCACCAAGGTCACACCGCAACGTCTTTGGGGGAAGCGAGGGCTCGGATCGAGGTCTGAGCGCTATTATAtttatacatgtatttgtaACCACCGGGAACAACAGTGGGCTAACGCCATTATTGTCATTTGCTAACTCAATAGTTGAATTGTGGTTTAAGTCAACATTCACTAACACTGACTGTGCAAAGGCAAAATTGTAACTGGACAAGTATTtacatgaaagattttttttttttttttttgcattgaaggctattttacttttattgcactttcattttttgctcaaatatgaccttatacaaataatcaacagataaagtgttgtccatttgctaatcagacaaggatgtgttgtcgAGCGCGGcggctgtccttgatcttcGCATGCAGAAAACcggccagaagacacacgtcttgtGTGCGGCAAGTACCTAGacaagacccggacgtctgtattgcacattcctttgtaataaatccatttgctgtttacTTTGTCTTGTCATTGGTCAGCTCTTCCTCAATCCCTGAACaagcgtagggtccaaactcgcaaatccctagaGCATGTaactgaaaaatgacaaaaatggaattAGCCCAGTTTGGTTCTCAGGGGCTCCAAAATTGTCTTTGTAATGCTCACATGAACAAACCGGACTGTGCTTCGTTCTAGAGTGAGATGCGGAAAAAGCACCAGGAGATAAATCTGAGCATCGTGGCCACAGACAAAGCAATGGGGAAGCTGCGGAGCAACAACGACAGCATGACGGTAACGATTATCCCTGAATTTAGGACGGTGATCGCACGTGAAGGGTTTGcaaagtggtttattttcttgttaGCTTACATTGTGTCCCACTGGTGGGGCTTATTGACAAGATTACCTTGGAAACGTAGTTGGTTGCAATTACCGCACTAGTTACCTTGATTGTCTTGAGATTTTATTGTACCCTGCGTAGACTCAAGAAACCCTGCGCCATATGTAGCACAGCACCCCAGAACATAGCACGACCCCattcatgtttcacagtagggacagtGTTCTCTTTTTGGTACGCTTCCTTTTTAAGTCTATTAACATAAAGCTGATGTGCCTTTTCAAAAAGTTCCAGTTTTGTGTTGTCTGTCAACAGGACATTCGCCCACAAGCAACACAAATACTAGTGGGTGGTACTTTTGGTACCTGCGCTCGGTCTGTGACGGAGACTTAATCCACCTCTTAATACCACCACGATCACATTGCAATTATCGAAACTGACCTTTTCATATTGTTTCTCACAATCGACATCAGAGAACTTCCAGGTGGCAGACAACACGTGACTACTGATGACCGTAACTACATTTGGGGTTATGCTGCCTGATGTAAATCTAAATCTAAAATACACATCAAAACCTTTTTATTAGATTTGACCTCATTGAGATTTTttctaaatcaaatcaaaactcCGCGCACCCATCATCTGCACTGAAGTCTTTCCACGGCTTTTTCTCCAGGCCGCGGTGCAGGAGGTGTCGGCGCAGGTGGACCAGCACTTCTCGAGACTTCAGGAGGCGGTGGCGGAGGCCAGGAAGCGGGCGGCGGAGCGGCTGGAGGGAGAGCGGAGACGAGCGCTGCGCCAGACGGAGGGCGTGGAGGCGCACCTGGAGCAGAGGAAGGCGGAGCTCAGCAAGACTTTGGCGAGGCTAAGCAAAGCGCTGCGGTGCGAGTGCGACGTCGCCTTCCTGCAGGTGACTGACAGACGAGTTATCtaactggggggggggattagggGTTCTTACGCAATCTGAACGGTTGACAGTGTACACAGATTTGAGTATTAATCGGGACAAAGGCTCAGCGGGGAAAAGTCTTCAATAAATACGGTATTATGGTCACAGTCGCCATTGTTTGGTTTTAGGAGTACTCAGAGTGGAAGGAAGGAGTGGAGGATGTTTGTTTTCCTAATGTCAGCGTGACCCGTTTGGACCATGTAAACTCTTACGTCCCGGTGGTAGCCAGCGTCACGCGAGACTTGCGTGACCTGATACTGACCTCCTACGACGAGAAACTCAGCGCCATTTCTCAAGGTGTGATGCAAAAGGGGaaacatggcattttttttcaacactctcCGTGCTATAACTCTTTTGTTTTGTATCTATTCAACCAGGCAGCCTGTCCCAGACGCCGCACGTTTGGTTGCCTGTTCCGAAGACCGCGGAAGACTTTtcgaaatgtaaaaacaaacaaaaaaaaaactctttcaaaaaaaaagtcatacctTTAGAATTAACTAATGATTTATGAATCAACCCGAAGCCTCTTTTTCTGAAGAATTGTTGACTATCTGCCAAACTGACGCTTATTGTGAAGTGACTTAGAGAGAATTCACTGCCAAgactaaacaaaaaaacgatGGCTAGCGTGTTTTcagttcatcctgaaatttcaccgcAATATCAAATATCGCTAGCTCTTAAAAAAGTAGGCCGTTGTATGACTTTGTTTTTCCCTCTAGATGCAAAGAATTTGACCTTTGACCCGGACACGGTGCACAACTTCCTGCGTCTAACAGAGGACAACACCAAGGTCACCAACACCAGCCCCTGGCAGCACAGCTACGCGGAGCACCCGGATCGCTTCGAGCACTGGCGCCAGGCGATGACGTCACAGAGCGTCTACGAGGGCCGCCACTACGCCGAGGCGGAGCTGAGCGGCGAGGGGGCGCACGTGGGCGTCACCTACAAAAGCATCGAGCGCAAGGGCCAAGAAAGCGCCGGCTGCATCACCGCCAACGACTTCTCGTGGTGCGTCGGGAGGAACAGCCGAGGACTCTCCGCCTGGCACGCCGGCGTGGAGACGCCGGTGGAGGCGGCCGACGTGACGAGAATCGGCGTGTACGTCGACTTCCGCGCCGGCCACGTGTCGTTTTTTCAGGCGAACGGCGCCATGAGGCTGCTTCACAAGTACAACGCCAATTTCATTGAGCCGCTGTATCTTGCGGTGTGGCTCTCAAAGAAGGAAAACGTCGTTTGTTTGGTGCATaccaaaaatatcattttgtaAAGGATCATCTGCCAATTTCTGAACATCTGTGAAGGGTTTTACACTCCCTTGTGATGTCGCAGTTGGGCTAATTTACTTAATAGCTATCTTCAGGGAAGATCCAGAGCTACTTTCAAGTGACGGACAGGCTTTGACGATGCACACAAGTGTAGCGTGTGAAGTTTTGCCACCatgactgaaaaatgaaaagaaaacccaAAAAGTAATCACACGTTGTCACGCGCTCCATAAACATAAACACTTGAAGAGTGTCTTGTCTTGGTAAAATTTATATATAACTTATAAAGAATACTGTCATTTTGTCTAATAAATTGTGGATAGCTCGCCAACTAGTAGAGTAAaatcaaatctaaaaaaaatttgcatttttgtagtgttgTGAGTTGACAAAATGTCTGAAGATACAAATATAACTTCATTAAaatccagtgtgtgtgtgtgtgtgtgtgtgtgtgtgtgtgtctatataaatacatatattctGATTTGTGGACCCTAGTAGTGAGctagttaatgaatgcatcaTACAAGTAAATTTTTTATCAAATTGAGTTTTCAGAGTATATTAACTTGACAAGAttttgaaagatgaaaaatggtaatgcatatatttttaaatgtttttagcaGAGTGCTTGCAAATGACTTGATGGATATAGACAGtgtcataaataaacatttaaaacaaattgcatatgtacagtatatcactgagaaaatgttcaaataaaagaatgagtttttttcaatgtttcttcGTAGAGTGAGATGAATTTAGCTAACAGAACGAATAGTGAAAtacagttaattaaaaaaatccctaGTCTAATTTAAGTTATTAATTATCACACAGCAGCCTAAATATTTGGATAAAAACACTAATCcagaagtaaagaaaaaaagcaaaagaaaaatagcacggTGGCAACTCAGCGCCTTCTTGTGTTGCGTGATGACGTAATTTCAGCGCGATAATtcgatttgaaaaaaatgtccaaatataAGAATatcaaagatacattattttttgaaaagtgtCTTGGAAACTAGATGAAATCCCaaacatgtaaataaaaaagaaaatacaattccTGAAAGCCTCTGACCGGAAGTGGCGTCATGCAATTAGTTGAAACCAACCTCAGCTGGTGGTCGAGTCGAAAGTTGACGGCGTGTGCTCCCACtttaacttttatttcattaaaaaaaaaaaaaaatccctttgtgATGCTGTTTAAAATTTAACAAGTTACAATTATTTTACCCAAGAAAATATTGAGGCGTCAGGGTAACAATTGACGTAAGAAATAATTTTTTATCAgcgttatttgttttttgaaaagtCGAGTGAAGAAGGCTGAAATGAGAACTGTGGCCCAGAGGATGCTAAGGACCTGCAACAAGTTATTTGCAAGGTAAAGCAGCAGATAAGTGCCAACTATAATTGAAA contains these protein-coding regions:
- the LOC133515056 gene encoding tripartite motif-containing protein 16-like, yielding MATSGGESREEPGVPCDSCMDEPGRAVKSCLTCLVSFCEDHLRPHLENAKFQSHRLVEPLRHVDARTCDVHRLPLERFCLTDGRCLCSDCCGQDHQGHTATSLGEARARIESEMRKKHQEINLSIVATDKAMGKLRSNNDSMTAAVQEVSAQVDQHFSRLQEAVAEARKRAAERLEGERRRALRQTEGVEAHLEQRKAELSKTLARLSKALRCECDVAFLQEYSEWKEGVEDVCFPNVSVTRLDHVNSYVPVVASVTRDLRDLILTSYDEKLSAISQGSLSQTPHVWLPVPKTAEDFSKYAKNLTFDPDTVHNFLRLTEDNTKVTNTSPWQHSYAEHPDRFEHWRQAMTSQSVYEGRHYAEAELSGEGAHVGVTYKSIERKGQESAGCITANDFSWCVGRNSRGLSAWHAGVETPVEAADVTRIGVYVDFRAGHVSFFQANGAMRLLHKYNANFIEPLYLAVWLSKKENVVCLVHTKNIIL